The proteins below come from a single Fastidiosipila sanguinis genomic window:
- a CDS encoding ATP-dependent Clp protease ATP-binding subunit produces MDNLCVMCNKNVPVIYTTRFENGSIINDGICLSCAMRNKVGGIDQMLEKSGITEDNVDEITEQMNEVLNQIQENGGSENILSAMFGGQIPDNIQDILGPMAGVTAGEDPNDMDYDEEYDEDDDSADNDSANSSKDSAEEDSEDNEPQWPFLFPGKNQSSDDNKQNQRRSRRNVRNKRKNLDQYATNLNKKAKDGKIDPLIGREKELNRVIEILNRRNKNNPVLLGEPGVGKTAIAEGLATRIIEGNVPPKLQDMELYQLDMTAVVAGTQFRGQFENRMKGIVEEASSAGNIVLVIDELHNIIGAGDADGAMNAANILKPALAKGEIRVLGSTTLEEYRRHIEKDSALERRFQKVIVDPPTEKETMEIMMGLRETYQNHHHVVYSDDVLRACIKLSERYITERFLPDKAIDLMDEAGSKANLKDEDLIIQAKLKNEISQLDRELQTLSEKMPEDPESEEAESLYAKQAEFKSSKMKAEEELAEVEERLKPSIITEENIAEIVAEWTGIPVTSISYDEKEKLLDLESLLHKRIIGQESAVSAVSRALRRSRAGLRAKRKPSSFIFVGPTGVGKTELTKAVTEVMFDSEDNLIRLDMSEYMEAHTVSKLIGSPPGYVGYDDGGQLTEKVRRKPYSVLLFDEIEKAHSDIFNIMLQILDEGRLTDAQGKLVDFSNTIVIMTSNVGTSQKSGYGFGAHEDEAEENRIRAALRDAFRPEFLNRVDEVVVFHRLKKAEIREIVDLMLVDVEDSLKVSASCSLEVSETAKDYLGEAGYSDEYGARQLQRQITKNIEDPLAEMKLRGELDNKSKVKVDFKSGELKFKAE; encoded by the coding sequence ATGGATAACCTTTGTGTTATGTGCAATAAAAATGTTCCAGTAATTTACACTACTAGATTTGAAAATGGCTCCATCATAAATGATGGTATTTGCCTCAGTTGTGCAATGCGCAACAAAGTAGGTGGCATTGATCAGATGCTAGAAAAAAGTGGAATAACTGAAGACAATGTAGATGAGATTACAGAACAAATGAATGAAGTTCTCAATCAAATTCAAGAGAATGGTGGTTCTGAAAATATTTTATCTGCAATGTTTGGTGGACAAATTCCAGATAATATTCAAGACATCTTGGGACCAATGGCTGGTGTAACTGCTGGTGAAGATCCAAATGATATGGATTATGATGAAGAATATGATGAAGATGACGACAGTGCTGATAATGATTCAGCAAATAGTAGCAAGGATTCTGCTGAAGAAGATAGCGAAGATAATGAGCCACAATGGCCATTCCTTTTCCCAGGTAAGAATCAATCTTCTGATGACAATAAACAAAATCAACGTAGAAGTAGAAGAAATGTTCGAAATAAACGTAAAAATTTAGATCAATATGCAACTAATCTGAACAAAAAAGCTAAAGATGGAAAAATTGATCCACTCATTGGTAGAGAAAAAGAACTTAATAGAGTTATAGAAATATTAAATAGAAGAAATAAGAATAACCCAGTTCTTTTAGGTGAGCCAGGTGTTGGTAAAACAGCAATTGCAGAAGGTTTAGCTACTAGAATTATCGAAGGTAATGTTCCACCTAAACTACAGGATATGGAGCTATACCAATTGGATATGACAGCTGTTGTGGCAGGTACCCAATTCCGTGGCCAATTTGAGAATAGAATGAAGGGTATAGTTGAGGAAGCAAGTAGCGCTGGTAATATCGTTCTAGTAATTGATGAATTACATAATATCATTGGTGCTGGAGATGCCGATGGCGCCATGAATGCTGCTAATATTTTGAAACCAGCTTTGGCAAAGGGTGAGATACGTGTACTAGGGTCAACTACTCTTGAAGAATATAGAAGACATATTGAGAAGGATTCAGCCTTAGAGAGAAGATTCCAAAAAGTTATCGTAGACCCACCTACTGAGAAAGAAACAATGGAAATTATGATGGGATTGAGAGAAACCTACCAAAACCATCACCATGTAGTCTACTCAGATGATGTTTTACGTGCTTGTATAAAACTTTCAGAACGTTATATTACAGAAAGATTTTTGCCGGATAAAGCTATTGACCTAATGGATGAAGCTGGATCAAAGGCAAACTTAAAAGACGAAGACTTAATTATTCAAGCTAAACTAAAAAATGAAATTAGCCAATTGGATAGAGAGTTACAAACTTTAAGTGAAAAGATGCCAGAAGATCCAGAATCTGAAGAAGCAGAAAGTCTTTATGCAAAACAAGCAGAATTCAAGAGCAGCAAAATGAAAGCTGAAGAAGAATTGGCTGAAGTTGAAGAGAGACTAAAACCTTCAATTATTACTGAAGAAAATATCGCTGAAATTGTGGCCGAATGGACAGGAATTCCTGTAACTAGTATTTCTTATGATGAGAAAGAGAAATTACTAGATCTTGAATCACTCTTGCATAAGAGAATCATTGGCCAAGAATCAGCTGTAAGTGCTGTTTCAAGAGCTCTTAGAAGAAGTAGAGCAGGGCTTAGAGCTAAACGTAAACCAAGTAGCTTTATATTTGTAGGTCCTACTGGTGTTGGTAAAACTGAGCTAACGAAGGCTGTTACAGAGGTAATGTTTGATAGTGAAGATAACTTGATTCGTTTAGATATGTCCGAATATATGGAGGCGCATACAGTATCTAAGTTGATTGGATCTCCTCCAGGATATGTAGGTTATGATGACGGTGGTCAATTGACTGAGAAAGTCAGAAGAAAACCTTATAGTGTTTTACTTTTCGATGAGATTGAGAAGGCACATAGTGATATCTTTAATATCATGTTACAAATTCTTGATGAAGGTCGTTTAACAGATGCGCAAGGTAAGTTGGTCGATTTTAGCAATACAATTGTTATTATGACCTCCAACGTTGGTACAAGTCAGAAGAGTGGCTATGGATTCGGTGCTCATGAAGATGAAGCAGAAGAAAACCGTATAAGAGCAGCTTTAAGAGATGCTTTCAGACCAGAATTCTTGAACCGTGTGGATGAAGTTGTAGTATTCCATAGATTGAAGAAAGCCGAGATTAGAGAAATAGTAGATCTAATGTTAGTAGATGTAGAAGATAGCCTAAAAGTCTCTGCGTCATGTTCACTAGAAGTAAGTGAAACCGCAAAAGATTACCTAGGTGAAGCAGGCTATAGCGATGAATACGGAGCAAGACAATTACAACGTCAAATTACCAAGAATATTGAAGACCCACTAGCAGAAATGAAACTTCGTGGTGAGCTAGATAATAAGAGTAAGGTAAAAGTTGACTTTAAGTCAGGCGAATTGAAGTTTAAAGCTGAATAA